The Chiloscyllium punctatum isolate Juve2018m chromosome 42, sChiPun1.3, whole genome shotgun sequence genome includes a region encoding these proteins:
- the LOC140465527 gene encoding LOW QUALITY PROTEIN: galactoside alpha-(1,2)-fucosyltransferase 2-like (The sequence of the model RefSeq protein was modified relative to this genomic sequence to represent the inferred CDS: inserted 1 base in 1 codon): MEARTINFIGQLGNQMGEYAIFYALAKSNGHQAHIXTLHGQLSVPIFKITLPTLHDSVRNRMYWRNYNVHDWMEDQYCNIQGDYVRILGYTYSWTFCHHIHSEILCEFTLHVFIAEQTKVFITHIRSEEKNVTYFGFHIRRGDYGNVMLKTWKGVMADKKFLDTAMIYFRNNYKNVFFAVTRNRMDKCKQNVIIPNSLHETNPSSPGAM, translated from the exons ATGGAGGCAAG GACAATTAACTTCATTGGACAACTTGGCAACCAGATGGGAGAGTATGCAATATTCTATGCACTGGCAAAATCGAatggtcatcaagcacaca TTACTTTGCATGGCCAATTATCTGTGCCCATCTTCAAAATTACCCTTCCAACCCTCCATGATAGTGTGAGAAACAGGATGTATTGGAGGAATTATAATGTGCACGACTGGATGGAGGATCAGTACTGTAATATTCAAGGAGATTATGTCAGGATCCTGGGATACACTTATTCCTGGACCTTCTGTCATCATATCCATTCAGAAATTCTTTGTGAATTTACTTTGCATGTCTTTATTGCAGAACAGACTAAAGTATTCATTACACACATTAGAAGTGAGGAAAAGAATGTGACGTATTTTGGTTTTCATATTCGAAGGGGAGATTATGGAAACGTCATGCTAAAAACTTGGAAAGGAGTTATGGCTGATAAGAAATTTTTAGACACAGCAATGATCTACTTCAGAAATAATTACAAAAATGTGTTTTTTGCAGTGACAAGGAACAGAATGGACAAGTGTAAGCAAAACGTGATAATTCCAAATTCTCTTCATGAAACTAACCCTTCATCTCCGGGAGCAATGTAG